The following are from one region of the Streptomyces tuirus genome:
- a CDS encoding MDR family MFS transporter codes for MPSRTTGADGPLTAVGSPPQTRIRPVITACLLAVFLAMLDSQIVATALPRIVGDLGGLDVFAWVTTAYIIAASVTTPVYGKLGDLFGRKKIFLIAVTVFLAGSALSGAAQSMDQLILFRTVQGIGAGGLFVSVLAIIGELFNPRESAKYFNLFGIVFALAALAGPAVGGALTDLLSWHWVFLINLPVGIVILVLVSTCLHLPRVERPAHIDYAGFVLLSAAIVALTLAASWGGVKYEWLDWRILGLGVAAVLLAVAFVAAERRTAEPVIPLHLFRDSTFSVSVLVSVAAGIVFLGSVNFLAIYIQVVTGASPTMSGVVLLPMMFGLVASSVVSGAAITKTGRYKWYPVLSMAIGIAGALLLATMDTGTPRAVVIAYMLVFGIAAGLNMQVLTMAAQNTAPRDDIGAVHATVSFARQLGTTVGISLFASIFYNRLTEEIVVRTPPGALRGIDHDALSSTETLDRLTEPVRNAVEQSYAAALTPVFLTAVPVLLLGLLAALRMKNLPLRGEDHQGHEAVAEES; via the coding sequence GTGCCCTCCCGGACCACAGGGGCAGACGGCCCGCTGACCGCCGTCGGTTCCCCACCCCAGACCCGGATCCGCCCCGTCATCACCGCCTGCCTGCTGGCCGTCTTCCTGGCCATGCTGGACTCGCAGATCGTGGCCACCGCGCTGCCCCGCATCGTCGGGGACCTCGGCGGTCTCGACGTCTTCGCCTGGGTGACGACCGCGTACATCATCGCCGCCAGCGTCACCACGCCCGTCTACGGCAAGCTCGGAGACCTCTTCGGCAGGAAGAAGATCTTCCTGATCGCCGTCACGGTCTTTCTGGCCGGTTCCGCGCTGAGCGGTGCCGCCCAGTCCATGGACCAGCTCATCCTGTTCCGCACCGTGCAGGGCATCGGCGCCGGCGGCCTCTTCGTCTCCGTGCTCGCCATCATCGGGGAGCTGTTCAACCCGCGCGAGTCCGCCAAGTACTTCAACCTCTTCGGCATCGTCTTCGCCCTCGCGGCGCTGGCCGGGCCCGCCGTCGGCGGCGCACTCACCGACCTGCTGAGCTGGCACTGGGTCTTCCTGATCAACCTGCCCGTCGGCATCGTGATCCTGGTGCTGGTCTCCACCTGCCTCCACCTGCCTCGTGTCGAGCGCCCCGCCCATATCGACTACGCGGGCTTCGTCCTGCTCAGCGCCGCGATCGTCGCTCTCACCCTGGCCGCGAGCTGGGGCGGGGTGAAGTACGAATGGCTGGACTGGCGGATCCTCGGGCTCGGCGTGGCAGCGGTGCTGCTCGCCGTCGCGTTCGTCGCCGCCGAGCGCCGGACCGCCGAACCCGTCATCCCGCTGCACCTCTTCCGCGACTCCACCTTCAGCGTCAGCGTGCTGGTGAGCGTCGCGGCGGGCATCGTCTTCCTCGGCTCGGTCAACTTCCTGGCGATCTACATCCAGGTGGTCACCGGTGCCAGCCCGACCATGTCCGGGGTGGTGCTGCTGCCCATGATGTTCGGCCTGGTCGCCTCCTCCGTCGTCAGCGGCGCGGCGATCACCAAGACCGGGCGGTACAAGTGGTACCCCGTGCTCAGCATGGCCATCGGCATCGCGGGGGCGCTGCTGCTGGCCACCATGGACACCGGGACACCCCGTGCCGTGGTCATCGCCTACATGCTCGTCTTCGGCATCGCCGCCGGGCTGAACATGCAGGTGCTCACCATGGCCGCGCAGAACACCGCCCCCCGCGACGACATCGGCGCGGTCCACGCCACCGTCTCCTTCGCCCGGCAGCTGGGCACCACCGTGGGCATCTCCCTGTTCGCCTCGATCTTCTACAACAGGCTGACCGAGGAGATCGTCGTCCGCACGCCCCCGGGCGCGCTGCGCGGAATCGACCATGACGCGTTGTCCTCGACCGAGACGCTGGACCGGCTCACCGAGCCCGTGCGCAACGCCGTGGAACAGTCGTACGCCGCCGCGCTCACCCCCGTGTTCCTCACCGCCGTGCCGGTCCTCCTCCTGGGGCTGCTGGCCGCCCTGAGGATGAAGAACCTCCCGCTGCGCGGCGAGGATCACCAGGGCCACGAGGCGGTCGCCGAGGAGAGCTGA
- a CDS encoding methyltransferase has product MTTTEDPQTAPAVDPGPLIRLTIADCAAKVLHSAVTLGVFGALAESPADAAELARRTGTHHRMVPDFLDALVGLGMLERTAGTYRNSPLAQAYLVPDSSSYLGGFVELTNETLYGTWGRLTEALRTGEPQHLDPDKGGFVGDRHKDPAKMKRFLAGLDAYSDRMGAELARRTDWDRHSSFVDLGGARGNLAAVLVREHPHLKATCFDLERTRPLFTEHIEALGLTGRIAFAGGDFFTEPIPPADVVVLGHILHGFDTARRRELLGRVFEAVRPGGSVLVYDRMIDDDRSDPDRLLSSLHMRLVSPDGSEYRVADCRAWLRGAGFTDGGAQPLLGTHTLVTAHKEAA; this is encoded by the coding sequence GTGACAACGACCGAAGACCCGCAGACGGCTCCGGCGGTCGACCCCGGACCACTGATCCGGCTGACCATTGCCGACTGCGCCGCCAAGGTGCTCCACAGCGCCGTCACCCTCGGCGTGTTCGGCGCGCTGGCCGAGAGTCCCGCCGATGCCGCGGAGCTGGCACGGCGCACCGGCACCCACCACCGTATGGTCCCGGACTTCCTGGACGCGCTGGTCGGGCTCGGGATGCTGGAGCGGACGGCGGGCACCTACCGCAACTCCCCGCTGGCGCAGGCCTATCTGGTGCCGGACTCCTCCTCGTACCTCGGCGGCTTCGTCGAGCTCACCAACGAGACGCTCTACGGCACCTGGGGCCGGCTCACCGAGGCCTTGCGCACCGGCGAGCCCCAGCACCTCGACCCGGACAAGGGCGGCTTCGTCGGTGACCGGCACAAGGACCCCGCCAAGATGAAGCGGTTCCTCGCCGGGCTCGACGCGTACAGCGACCGGATGGGAGCCGAACTCGCCCGGCGCACCGACTGGGACCGCCACTCCTCGTTCGTCGACCTCGGCGGCGCCCGCGGCAACCTCGCGGCCGTCCTGGTACGCGAGCACCCGCATCTGAAGGCGACCTGCTTCGACCTGGAGCGGACCCGGCCGCTGTTCACCGAGCACATCGAGGCCCTGGGCCTGACCGGCCGGATCGCCTTCGCCGGCGGCGACTTCTTCACCGAGCCGATCCCGCCGGCCGATGTCGTCGTCCTCGGCCACATCCTGCACGGCTTCGACACCGCCCGCCGGCGCGAGCTGCTCGGCCGGGTCTTCGAGGCGGTGCGGCCCGGCGGCTCGGTCCTCGTCTACGACCGGATGATCGACGACGACCGCAGCGACCCGGACCGGCTGCTCAGCAGCCTGCACATGCGGCTGGTCAGCCCCGACGGCTCCGAGTACCGGGTGGCGGACTGCCGGGCCTGGCTGCGCGGGGCCGGCTTCACCGACGGCGGCGCACAGCCCCTGCTCGGGACCCACACCCTGGTCACCGCCCACAAGGAGGCAGCATGA
- a CDS encoding FAD-dependent monooxygenase, which produces MKQHRTPVLIVGGGLAGLSAAVFLAHHGIAATLVERHPDTSTHPKARAINPRTMELYRAVGMEERVRAGRSPISGNTDLVHVESLAGKERVRMPSASPEDIGRISPTQWTLIDQNQLEPILRERAAEAGADIRFSTRVDALEEQADGVLAHTVDLSTGERARIHAQYVIAADGSRSPLREMLGIGAHGRGTITNLVSFFFEADLTEALRGRRIIAAYVNNPEVRGTVIPIDNDRRWVINVSFFPEQGQRAEDFTEERCTALVRAAVGVPDLPLKIESVDMPAWDISARVADTFATRRVFVAGDAAHVMPPTGAFGASTGIQDAYNLAWKLALVLSGTAGPGLLESYDAERRPVAEETVRQAMLRFAVREGKQYQDVAADLLDETTMTFGYCYRSGAFAAEEGAPDAIVEDPAHPSARPGARAPHLHLDGPEGPVSVIDLYGDGFTLLVDEAAGPWTGAVEREAERLGAGLKVVRIGRGTRLWDQDGSFRRRYGLLAGGAVLVRPDGFVGWRTTAGRSGPVDQAAIAALRGILDRA; this is translated from the coding sequence ATGAAGCAGCACCGGACCCCTGTGCTCATCGTCGGGGGCGGGCTGGCCGGACTGTCCGCGGCCGTCTTCCTCGCCCACCACGGCATCGCCGCCACTCTGGTGGAACGCCATCCCGACACCTCCACCCACCCCAAGGCCCGTGCCATCAACCCGCGGACGATGGAGCTGTATCGCGCCGTCGGCATGGAGGAGCGGGTACGAGCGGGGCGTTCCCCCATCTCCGGCAACACCGACCTGGTGCACGTCGAGAGCCTCGCGGGCAAGGAACGCGTACGGATGCCCAGCGCCTCACCGGAGGACATCGGCCGGATCAGCCCCACCCAGTGGACACTGATCGACCAGAACCAGCTGGAGCCGATCCTGCGGGAGCGGGCCGCCGAGGCCGGGGCGGACATCCGGTTCTCCACCCGGGTCGACGCCCTCGAAGAGCAGGCGGACGGAGTGCTGGCCCACACCGTCGACCTGTCCACCGGGGAGAGGGCGCGGATCCACGCGCAGTACGTGATCGCGGCGGACGGCAGCCGAAGCCCGCTGCGCGAGATGCTGGGCATCGGGGCGCACGGCCGGGGCACCATCACCAACCTCGTCAGCTTCTTCTTCGAGGCTGATCTGACCGAGGCGCTGCGCGGCCGCCGGATCATCGCGGCGTACGTCAACAACCCCGAGGTGCGCGGCACGGTCATCCCCATCGACAACGACCGCCGCTGGGTCATCAACGTCTCCTTCTTCCCCGAACAGGGCCAGCGCGCCGAGGACTTCACCGAGGAGCGCTGCACCGCCCTGGTGCGCGCCGCGGTAGGGGTGCCCGACCTGCCGCTGAAGATCGAGTCGGTGGACATGCCCGCGTGGGACATCTCCGCACGGGTGGCGGACACCTTCGCGACCCGCCGGGTGTTCGTCGCCGGCGACGCCGCCCATGTGATGCCGCCGACGGGGGCGTTCGGCGCGAGCACCGGTATCCAGGACGCGTACAACCTGGCCTGGAAGCTGGCACTGGTGCTGTCCGGCACGGCCGGCCCCGGACTCCTGGAGAGCTACGACGCCGAACGGCGGCCGGTGGCCGAGGAGACCGTCCGGCAGGCCATGCTGCGGTTCGCGGTGCGGGAGGGCAAGCAGTACCAGGACGTCGCCGCGGACCTGCTGGACGAGACGACCATGACGTTCGGGTACTGCTACCGCTCCGGGGCCTTCGCCGCGGAGGAGGGGGCGCCGGACGCGATCGTCGAGGACCCCGCGCACCCCTCGGCGCGGCCCGGGGCGCGGGCACCGCATCTGCACCTCGACGGGCCGGAAGGACCGGTGTCCGTCATCGACCTGTACGGCGACGGGTTCACGCTGCTCGTCGACGAGGCGGCGGGACCGTGGACCGGCGCGGTGGAGCGGGAGGCCGAACGGCTGGGTGCCGGCCTGAAGGTGGTCCGTATCGGCCGGGGCACCAGGCTGTGGGACCAGGACGGGTCGTTCCGGCGCCGGTACGGGCTGTTGGCCGGGGGCGCGGTTCTGGTGCGGCCCGACGGATTCGTGGGGTGGCGCACGACCGCGGGGCGCAGTGGGCCCGTCGACCAGGCGGCGATCGCCGCACTGCGGGGAATTCTGGACCGGGCCTAG
- a CDS encoding FAD-dependent monooxygenase: MADETTDVLIVGGSMVGLAQALFLSRQGIRPVLVERHADISAHPRAQAASPRTMELLRALGLEDAVRARENPHAQYGDILQAESLTGAELGRFDGPFRVDRHEVGTTGWTLIGQDRLEPVLRERAVELGADIRFATEMTEFTQDADGVTAVLRDLGDGSERTVRARYLIAADGSRAPIRTSLGIGHHGQGVFGRQMNIVFHADLDPYVAGRTFFLCFVSNPTVKGVLGKLGGADSDRWVLAPSLPPGADHRVYGTEDCVELVRAAVGVPDLPVTVESATSWEIAAWVADRFRSGRVLLAGDSAHVMPPTGGFGGNMGIQDAHNLAWKLARVLRGQAGHGLLDTYEQERAPVAEFTVDQGVIRYLQRSGLDEAAAARHRPETTVLFGHVYRSDAVLREAGDDDTAVVEDPTAPTGRPGTRAPHLPLVRQGKDVALHDLLDGDFWLLAGPDGAAWQEPAAALGVSFHRVGSQEPSEVVERFLTRYGVQGAGAVLLRPDGFIAWRATGAVGDPAGSLVAALDAVLRRA; encoded by the coding sequence ATGGCGGACGAGACGACCGATGTACTCATCGTGGGCGGCAGCATGGTGGGGCTCGCCCAGGCCCTGTTCCTCTCACGGCAGGGCATCCGGCCGGTGCTGGTGGAGCGGCACGCGGACATCTCGGCGCACCCCCGGGCGCAGGCCGCGAGCCCGAGGACCATGGAGCTGCTGCGCGCGCTCGGTCTGGAGGACGCGGTACGGGCACGGGAGAACCCGCACGCCCAGTACGGCGACATCCTCCAGGCCGAGTCCCTCACCGGGGCGGAACTCGGGCGGTTCGACGGACCGTTCCGCGTCGACCGGCACGAGGTCGGCACCACCGGCTGGACCCTGATCGGGCAGGACCGTCTCGAACCGGTGCTGCGGGAGCGGGCCGTGGAACTCGGCGCGGACATCCGGTTCGCCACCGAGATGACGGAGTTCACCCAGGACGCAGACGGCGTCACGGCGGTCCTGCGCGACCTGGGCGACGGCTCGGAGCGCACCGTGCGGGCGCGGTACCTGATAGCGGCCGACGGCTCACGGGCGCCGATACGCACCTCACTCGGCATCGGCCATCACGGGCAGGGCGTGTTCGGGCGGCAGATGAACATCGTCTTCCATGCCGACCTCGACCCGTACGTGGCGGGGCGCACCTTCTTCCTCTGCTTCGTCAGCAATCCGACCGTCAAGGGCGTGCTCGGCAAGCTCGGCGGGGCGGACTCCGACCGCTGGGTGCTCGCTCCGAGCCTGCCACCCGGCGCCGACCACCGCGTCTACGGCACCGAGGACTGCGTGGAGCTGGTCCGGGCCGCGGTGGGTGTGCCCGATCTGCCGGTCACGGTGGAGTCCGCGACGAGCTGGGAGATCGCCGCCTGGGTCGCGGACCGCTTCCGCTCCGGACGCGTGCTGCTGGCCGGTGACAGCGCACACGTCATGCCGCCCACCGGGGGGTTCGGCGGCAACATGGGCATCCAGGACGCGCACAACCTGGCCTGGAAGCTCGCACGGGTGCTGCGCGGACAGGCGGGCCACGGCCTGCTGGACACCTACGAGCAGGAGCGGGCCCCGGTCGCCGAGTTCACGGTCGACCAGGGCGTCATCCGCTACCTCCAGCGCAGCGGACTCGACGAGGCGGCCGCGGCCCGGCACCGGCCCGAGACCACGGTGCTGTTCGGCCACGTGTACCGGTCGGACGCCGTTCTCCGCGAGGCCGGGGACGACGACACCGCCGTGGTGGAGGATCCGACGGCACCCACCGGCCGCCCCGGCACCCGCGCTCCCCACCTCCCCCTGGTCCGCCAGGGCAAGGACGTCGCCCTCCACGATCTCCTCGACGGCGACTTCTGGCTCCTCGCCGGCCCGGACGGCGCTGCCTGGCAGGAGCCGGCGGCCGCGCTCGGCGTCTCCTTCCACCGCGTGGGATCGCAGGAGCCCTCCGAGGTCGTCGAGCGCTTCCTCACCCGCTACGGGGTGCAGGGCGCCGGTGCGGTGCTGCTCCGGCCGGACGGGTTCATCGCGTGGCGCGCGACCGGTGCGGTGGGCGACCCCGCCGGGTCGCTGGTAGCGGCACTCGACGCGGTACTGCGGCGTGCGTGA
- a CDS encoding anthrone oxygenase family protein yields MEALSVLVLTGTGLVAGVLFAVAVSVMPALIAMTPERYVSTHILLGKRYDRIMPFIVTGSTAVDVGLAIRAPDGPRALFAAAALCMAGVAVVSQTRNVPINRRVKRTRPEDLGPGWRDPRPAWRDWHLVRTGLAIAGCASTAAAVVLS; encoded by the coding sequence GTGGAGGCTTTGAGTGTGCTGGTGCTCACGGGCACCGGCCTGGTGGCGGGGGTGCTCTTCGCGGTCGCGGTGAGCGTGATGCCCGCGCTGATCGCGATGACCCCGGAGCGGTACGTGTCCACGCACATCCTGCTCGGCAAGCGCTACGACCGGATCATGCCGTTCATCGTCACCGGCTCCACGGCCGTGGACGTGGGGCTCGCGATACGGGCACCGGACGGCCCCCGGGCGCTGTTCGCGGCCGCCGCGCTCTGTATGGCCGGGGTGGCCGTGGTGTCGCAGACCCGGAACGTGCCGATCAACCGGAGGGTCAAGCGGACCCGGCCCGAGGACCTGGGTCCCGGCTGGCGGGATCCCCGTCCGGCCTGGCGGGACTGGCATCTGGTCCGCACCGGCCTCGCGATCGCGGGCTGCGCGTCGACCGCCGCCGCGGTGGTGCTGTCGTGA
- a CDS encoding PNPOx family protein, which yields MTPAVVRELPEGPERAAADARIRELLSRPEPGPVAERLALLHFSGRRSGRPYTVPAGVHTLGDALVVATGSGWRHNFAGGSPGELTWRGQRRPVRFTLVDDAERSARGYLELYRRYGEEAPRRLGLAVRGEGAPALAEFREAVDRHGLSLVEVTLLTHATAENSAPPSDAESERTPR from the coding sequence GTGACCCCCGCCGTCGTACGCGAACTGCCGGAAGGACCGGAGCGAGCGGCGGCCGATGCCCGGATACGGGAGCTGCTGTCCCGTCCCGAGCCCGGTCCGGTGGCCGAAAGGCTCGCGCTGCTGCACTTCAGCGGGCGGCGCAGCGGGCGGCCGTACACCGTGCCCGCCGGGGTGCACACCCTCGGGGACGCGCTGGTGGTGGCGACCGGCAGCGGCTGGCGGCACAACTTCGCGGGCGGCTCGCCGGGTGAGCTGACCTGGCGCGGACAGCGGCGGCCGGTGCGGTTCACGCTGGTCGACGACGCGGAGCGCAGCGCGCGCGGCTATCTGGAGCTGTACCGCCGCTACGGGGAGGAGGCCCCGCGCCGGCTCGGGCTCGCCGTGCGCGGTGAAGGGGCGCCCGCACTCGCCGAGTTCCGGGAGGCGGTCGACCGGCACGGGCTCTCCCTGGTGGAGGTCACCCTCCTCACCCATGCCACGGCGGAGAACAGCGCACCCCCATCAGACGCAGAGAGCGAAAGGACGCCACGATGA
- the asnB gene encoding asparagine synthase (glutamine-hydrolyzing) produces MSGIAGWVDFERDLTPEAPTVRAMAAALAHRGPDGFGEWIEGHAALAHRRLALLGSEHAGQPAVVESEAGSPVAVLTLDGSVTNGVELRRELAAKGHRFTGDGDAEVALHAYLEWGTAFPERLEGLFALAVWDVRRQELLLVRDRLGVKPLCYFLTPSGVLFGSEPKALLAHPAVRPVVDADGLRELFAHSRKPGTGVFRGTREVLPGHTMTVRAPGTGHRRYWSLPARRHTDSLETTVATVRRLLSEAVATHLRADVPVGAMLSGGIDSSALTALAAHRRRAEGAGLRSFSVNFTGYAENFKPHPTMRATPDAPYAALAAEHIGTEHTEILLDTAALADPRTHAVALRSQDAPSPLGDMDVSLLLFFQALRRAGITAVLSGETADEVFNGYFWAYDPAHSNSTTFPWVSFERGHDAAAGGLGCSLVDRTLRKELDFMEYADQHYRDALTEVPRVAGESSAERRAREVTYLALTRWAPTHLDRADRMSMAHGVQLRPPFCDRALVEYVYNVPADLKRVNGQEKSLLRAAVSDLLPERVLNRPKSAYPTVQEAAYGEFVRHRFEGVAADGTAPVAPLLDAEATRAALGTAVAPSGAFAWVERASMEMVLQLNTWLSEYGVELRV; encoded by the coding sequence ATGAGCGGAATCGCCGGCTGGGTGGACTTCGAACGGGACCTGACACCGGAGGCGCCCACCGTACGGGCGATGGCGGCGGCGCTCGCGCACCGCGGCCCGGACGGCTTCGGTGAGTGGATCGAGGGCCATGCCGCGCTCGCTCACCGGCGGCTCGCCCTGCTCGGCTCCGAGCACGCGGGGCAGCCGGCCGTCGTGGAGTCGGAGGCCGGGAGCCCGGTGGCCGTGCTGACCCTGGACGGGAGCGTCACCAACGGGGTGGAGCTGCGCCGCGAACTGGCTGCGAAGGGGCACCGGTTCACCGGGGACGGTGACGCGGAGGTGGCGCTGCACGCCTACCTGGAGTGGGGTACGGCGTTCCCCGAACGGCTGGAGGGCCTGTTCGCGCTGGCCGTGTGGGACGTGCGGCGGCAGGAACTGCTGCTGGTCCGCGACCGGTTGGGGGTGAAGCCGCTGTGCTACTTCCTGACGCCGTCCGGTGTGCTCTTCGGCTCCGAGCCCAAGGCGCTGCTGGCCCATCCGGCGGTACGGCCGGTGGTCGACGCCGACGGGCTGCGGGAGCTGTTCGCGCACAGCCGCAAGCCGGGCACCGGGGTGTTCCGGGGCACGCGCGAGGTGCTGCCCGGCCACACGATGACCGTGCGGGCGCCCGGCACCGGCCACCGTCGCTACTGGTCGCTGCCCGCCCGGCGGCACACCGACAGCCTGGAGACCACGGTCGCCACCGTGCGCCGGCTGCTGTCGGAGGCGGTCGCCACGCATCTTCGTGCGGACGTGCCGGTCGGCGCGATGCTCTCCGGCGGGATCGACTCCAGCGCGCTGACCGCGCTCGCGGCCCACCGGCGGCGGGCCGAGGGCGCCGGACTCCGGTCGTTCTCGGTGAACTTCACCGGCTACGCCGAGAACTTCAAGCCGCACCCCACCATGCGCGCCACCCCCGACGCCCCCTACGCGGCTCTCGCCGCCGAGCACATCGGGACCGAGCACACCGAGATCCTGCTCGACACGGCGGCGCTCGCCGATCCGCGGACCCACGCCGTCGCCCTGCGCAGCCAGGACGCGCCCTCACCGCTCGGTGACATGGACGTCTCGCTGCTGCTGTTCTTCCAGGCGCTGCGCCGCGCGGGGATCACCGCGGTGCTCTCCGGGGAGACCGCGGACGAGGTCTTCAACGGCTACTTCTGGGCCTACGACCCGGCCCACAGCAACTCCACGACCTTCCCGTGGGTCTCCTTCGAGCGCGGGCACGACGCCGCCGCGGGCGGTCTGGGCTGCTCGCTGGTGGACCGGACGCTCCGCAAGGAGCTGGACTTCATGGAGTACGCCGACCAGCACTACCGCGACGCGCTCACCGAGGTCCCGCGAGTGGCCGGCGAGAGTTCTGCCGAGCGCAGGGCGCGCGAGGTCACGTATCTGGCGCTGACCCGGTGGGCCCCGACCCATCTGGACCGGGCCGACCGGATGAGCATGGCTCACGGGGTGCAGCTGCGCCCGCCGTTCTGCGACCGGGCGCTGGTGGAGTACGTCTACAACGTCCCGGCCGACTTGAAGAGGGTGAACGGCCAGGAGAAGAGCCTGCTGCGGGCGGCGGTCTCCGATCTGCTGCCGGAGCGGGTGCTCAACCGGCCCAAGAGCGCCTATCCGACCGTGCAGGAGGCGGCGTACGGCGAGTTCGTGCGCCACCGTTTCGAGGGCGTGGCCGCGGACGGTACCGCGCCGGTCGCCCCGCTGCTGGACGCCGAGGCGACCAGGGCGGCGCTGGGTACGGCGGTGGCTCCCAGCGGTGCCTTCGCGTGGGTGGAACGGGCGAGCATGGAGATGGTGCTGCAGTTGAACACGTGGCTCTCGGAGTACGGGGTCGAACTGCGGGTGTGA
- a CDS encoding AfsR/SARP family transcriptional regulator: MRIRRNGEDVTPSAPKLRQVLALLVLNANSLVSVDQLCEELWEDHPPLSALTTLQTYIYQLRRRLLLATGQHGAAFGSRPPHGCPAILTRVGGYELRLDDKQSVDAYRFDQLTEQGMAQLRTGAGEEEAARTLKAALSLWQGGALVDVSTGRRLSAWSTQLEERRKSVLEQRFSLELELGRHHTVLDELSEAFRAHPTHEAFAGQLMRALHRCGRRPDALNTFRTLRGHLVEELGLEPSAQLQRLHQEVLADRGHLRGPAPAKAEAVPGGRRLVPGPAQLPADAGDFVGRERELDQLETFLGADRPSTGMRVVEVHGPPGVGKSAFAVRAAHRLRPRFPDGQLFIDLSAVGEGSQQLADVLSACLTACGIQREKQPSGLGELSRLFRTWTADRRVLVVVDDALTGSQIRAVLPGGSGCAVIATNRYRAHSLSTGRKIVLPALSREESLQLYDRVAGERSRQQDPGAVRELMALCEGLPLAIRAVAGRLTARPGWSAARLASRLRGNHRMLLELPAGTQSLMTTVAASHRHLPAPSRELLRLLLQRERPRWSLDEVVTRLRPGSGDAETLLEYLVDVHLVEEHLTPEAELLYSVPRLTRQALILLSRGTPAGDVPNGRMVGAGVVAGTGVPLMKADIRR; encoded by the coding sequence ATGCGAATACGCAGGAACGGGGAGGACGTCACACCGTCCGCCCCCAAACTGCGTCAGGTGCTGGCCCTGCTGGTGCTCAATGCCAACTCGCTGGTCAGCGTGGACCAGCTGTGCGAGGAACTGTGGGAGGACCACCCGCCGCTCAGCGCCCTGACCACCTTGCAAACCTACATTTATCAACTGCGCCGCAGACTGTTGCTGGCCACCGGGCAGCACGGCGCGGCTTTCGGCTCCCGTCCACCGCACGGCTGCCCCGCAATCCTGACCAGGGTCGGCGGCTACGAACTGCGGCTGGACGACAAGCAGTCGGTGGACGCTTACCGCTTCGACCAGCTCACCGAACAGGGCATGGCACAACTCCGCACCGGCGCGGGGGAGGAAGAGGCGGCCCGCACTCTCAAGGCGGCCCTTTCCCTGTGGCAGGGCGGAGCCCTGGTCGACGTCAGTACCGGACGCCGGCTGTCGGCCTGGTCGACCCAGCTGGAGGAACGCCGTAAGAGCGTCCTGGAGCAACGTTTCTCCCTCGAGCTCGAACTCGGCCGTCACCACACCGTCCTGGACGAACTGTCCGAGGCCTTCCGGGCCCACCCCACCCACGAGGCGTTCGCCGGCCAGCTGATGCGGGCCCTGCACCGCTGCGGCCGCCGGCCGGACGCCCTCAACACCTTCCGCACCCTGCGCGGCCATCTCGTCGAGGAACTCGGCCTGGAACCCTCCGCGCAGCTCCAGCGGCTCCACCAGGAGGTGCTCGCGGACCGCGGCCATCTCCGAGGACCCGCCCCGGCCAAGGCCGAGGCCGTGCCGGGCGGGCGTCGGCTCGTGCCCGGCCCGGCCCAGCTCCCCGCCGACGCCGGTGACTTCGTCGGGCGGGAACGCGAACTCGATCAGCTGGAGACCTTCCTCGGCGCGGACCGGCCCAGCACCGGCATGCGCGTGGTGGAGGTGCACGGCCCGCCCGGTGTCGGCAAGAGCGCCTTCGCCGTGCGTGCCGCGCACCGGCTGCGCCCGCGCTTCCCCGACGGACAGCTCTTCATCGACCTGTCCGCCGTCGGCGAGGGCTCCCAGCAACTCGCGGACGTGCTGTCGGCCTGCCTCACCGCCTGCGGCATCCAGCGCGAGAAGCAGCCCAGCGGGCTCGGCGAGCTCAGCAGACTGTTCCGCACCTGGACCGCCGACCGCCGGGTGCTGGTCGTGGTCGACGACGCGCTCACCGGCTCCCAGATCCGCGCCGTCCTGCCGGGCGGCTCCGGCTGCGCGGTGATCGCCACAAACCGCTACCGCGCGCACAGCCTGTCCACCGGCCGCAAGATCGTGCTCCCCGCCCTGTCCCGGGAGGAATCCCTCCAGCTCTACGACCGGGTCGCCGGGGAGCGCTCCAGGCAGCAGGACCCCGGGGCGGTGCGGGAGCTGATGGCGCTGTGCGAGGGGCTGCCCCTGGCCATCAGGGCCGTCGCCGGCCGGCTCACGGCGCGGCCCGGCTGGTCCGCGGCCCGGCTGGCGTCGCGGCTGCGCGGCAACCACCGGATGCTGCTCGAACTCCCCGCCGGCACCCAGTCACTGATGACCACCGTGGCCGCCAGCCACCGGCATCTGCCCGCCCCGTCACGGGAGTTGCTGCGCCTGCTGCTCCAGCGCGAGCGCCCCCGCTGGAGCCTCGACGAGGTGGTGACCCGGCTGCGTCCCGGCAGTGGAGACGCCGAGACGCTCCTCGAATACCTTGTCGACGTCCACCTCGTCGAGGAGCACCTGACACCGGAGGCCGAGCTCCTCTACTCCGTGCCCCGGCTCACCCGGCAGGCCCTGATTCTCCTCTCGCGCGGCACGCCCGCGGGCGACGTACCGAACGGCCGGATGGTCGGCGCCGGTGTCGTCGCCGGCACCGGCGTCCCCCTGATGAAGGCGGACATCCGCCGGTAG